The following proteins are co-located in the Trichormus variabilis 0441 genome:
- a CDS encoding carotenoid oxygenase family protein — MQIIDKKSSKKAWASALTEPAKEFPLTQLSIISGNIPEGLRGTLYRNGPARLERGRMLAGHWFDGDGAILAVNFTDGGVNAVYRYVQTIGYQAENAADKFLYGNYGMTAPGPVWNQWRRPVKNAANTSVLALPDKLLALWEGGKPYALDLQTLETWGEDNLGGLSNGLTYSAHYKQDPQTKEIFNFGISLGLNAKLNVYKSDSTGQIIQKAAYPLDGLPLIHDFVLAGQYLIFFISPVRLGMLPILLGTSNYSDSMQWRPELGTQILVIDRDSLSLVSRGEAEPWYQWHFANGYVDASGAVIVDIARYEDFQTNQYLKEVATGKTHTPAQSTLSRVTLHPQSGKVAAIEQLLDRHCEFPNVPRQNVGQESRYTYMSGFRQGTDISQELLNTIACFDHKTQTLTEAYPGENCYPSEPILAENWVLTVVYDGNSHGSQVWIYDSERLNEEPICKLKLPSIIPHSFHGTWKSQKR, encoded by the coding sequence ATGCAGATAATTGATAAAAAATCAAGTAAGAAAGCCTGGGCAAGTGCATTAACTGAACCAGCCAAAGAATTTCCCCTGACTCAGTTGTCCATTATCTCTGGTAACATCCCTGAAGGATTGCGGGGTACACTCTACCGCAACGGCCCTGCCAGGTTAGAACGTGGCAGGATGCTTGCAGGACACTGGTTTGACGGTGATGGGGCAATTTTGGCTGTCAACTTTACCGATGGCGGTGTGAATGCAGTTTACCGCTATGTACAGACTATTGGCTATCAAGCAGAAAACGCCGCCGATAAATTTTTGTATGGCAATTATGGCATGACTGCACCAGGCCCCGTTTGGAATCAATGGCGCAGACCAGTTAAAAATGCTGCCAATACCTCAGTCTTAGCATTACCAGATAAACTTTTGGCATTGTGGGAAGGTGGAAAACCTTACGCCTTAGATTTACAGACTTTAGAAACCTGGGGCGAAGATAATTTAGGTGGTTTAAGTAATGGATTAACTTATTCTGCCCATTATAAGCAAGACCCCCAGACCAAGGAAATTTTTAATTTTGGTATTAGCTTGGGGCTAAATGCCAAGTTGAATGTTTACAAAAGTGACTCTACAGGTCAAATTATCCAAAAAGCTGCATACCCCTTAGATGGTCTACCACTGATACATGATTTTGTTTTAGCAGGACAATATTTAATATTTTTCATTTCCCCTGTGCGGCTGGGTATGTTGCCTATATTGTTGGGGACTAGCAACTATAGTGATTCTATGCAGTGGCGACCAGAATTAGGGACTCAGATTTTGGTTATTGACCGCGACAGTTTATCTTTAGTCAGTCGAGGCGAAGCAGAACCTTGGTATCAGTGGCATTTTGCTAACGGTTATGTAGATGCTAGTGGTGCAGTCATTGTGGATATTGCCCGTTACGAAGATTTCCAAACTAATCAATATCTCAAAGAAGTCGCTACTGGTAAAACTCACACACCTGCTCAAAGTACACTGTCACGGGTCACTTTACATCCCCAATCTGGCAAAGTAGCCGCAATTGAACAACTGTTAGATAGACATTGTGAATTTCCTAATGTTCCACGGCAAAATGTCGGTCAAGAGTCTCGATATACCTATATGTCAGGATTCCGCCAAGGCACAGATATCAGCCAAGAACTATTAAACACCATCGCCTGCTTTGACCACAAGACACAAACCCTCACCGAAGCCTACCCAGGAGAAAACTGCTATCCGTCGGAACCCATCCTTGCGGAAAATTGGGTCTTAACAGTGGTATATGACGGCAATTCTCATGGTAGTCAAGTTTGGATATATGATAGCGAGCGCCTCAATGAAGAACCAATCTGCAAACTAAAATTACCCAGTATCATCCCTCATAGTTTTCACGGTACTTGGAAATCACAGAAGAGATAA
- a CDS encoding tRNA-dihydrouridine synthase family protein, with protein sequence MPQVSLPQSLQKDQPFTALAPMQDVTNLWFMKVIAHYGSPDYFFTEYFRVNDTSRLNRGILAAITENDTGRPVFAQMIGESIPDLVRTAKELCHYDIAGVDLNMGCPAPRIYRKNVGGGLLLSPGKVEQILAELRQAVSDRPLTVKMRVGFENTDTFYEILDIVNRHNIDLLSLHGRTVKDMYHGAVKYDLIAEAVKRVDCPVLANGNIHSATTALEVLERTGAAGVMVGRWAIGNPWLFNQIRQALRGEPITPVPLVEVRNYIDRLWQTPTAATMPERSRVGYLKMFLNYIALSVDAEGQFLRLMRRTQTEVEMFNLCDRFLLSDLTQTLALAPYSGVGEQGSREQGAGEKVFSLPCSSTSSVNSPQSKNLDFDH encoded by the coding sequence ATGCCCCAGGTATCGCTGCCCCAATCGCTTCAGAAAGACCAACCCTTCACCGCCCTTGCACCCATGCAGGATGTGACAAACCTCTGGTTTATGAAGGTCATCGCCCACTACGGTAGTCCTGACTACTTTTTTACTGAGTATTTTCGCGTAAATGATACTTCGCGGCTCAATCGCGGTATTCTGGCAGCCATCACCGAAAATGATACAGGTCGCCCTGTTTTTGCCCAAATGATTGGGGAAAGTATTCCCGACTTGGTGAGAACCGCCAAGGAACTCTGCCACTATGATATCGCTGGAGTTGATTTGAACATGGGCTGTCCCGCACCGAGAATCTATCGTAAAAATGTCGGGGGTGGATTGCTACTCTCACCTGGGAAAGTGGAGCAGATTTTGGCAGAACTACGCCAGGCAGTGAGCGATCGCCCCTTAACAGTCAAGATGCGGGTAGGCTTTGAAAATACAGATACCTTTTACGAAATTCTCGATATCGTCAATCGCCACAACATTGATTTGCTGAGTCTGCATGGTCGCACAGTCAAAGATATGTACCACGGGGCAGTGAAATATGATTTGATTGCGGAAGCTGTGAAACGAGTGGATTGTCCAGTACTGGCTAATGGCAATATTCACTCCGCCACAACTGCCTTAGAAGTGCTGGAGCGAACAGGTGCGGCGGGTGTGATGGTGGGACGCTGGGCTATTGGGAATCCGTGGCTATTTAATCAGATTCGCCAGGCTTTACGAGGAGAACCAATCACCCCTGTTCCTTTAGTAGAAGTACGCAACTATATTGATCGTTTATGGCAAACCCCGACAGCCGCAACTATGCCAGAGCGATCGCGCGTAGGCTACTTAAAAATGTTCCTCAATTATATTGCCCTAAGTGTCGATGCTGAAGGTCAGTTCCTGCGACTGATGCGACGGACACAGACCGAAGTGGAAATGTTTAACCTCTGCGATCGCTTTTTACTTAGTGATCTGACGCAAACTTTAGCCTTAGCACCTTACTCAGGCGTAGGGGAGCAGGGGAGCAGGGAGCAGGGAGCAGGGGAGAAAGTATTTTCCCTTCCCTGTTCTTCTACCTCTTCGGTCAATAGTCCACAGTCCAAAAACCTTGATTTTGACCATTGA
- a CDS encoding LacI family DNA-binding transcriptional regulator — protein sequence MSERKISIEDIARKAGVSHSTVSRALRDSPLISSQVREDIKKLAQEMNYVPNAIAKSLQTQRTYTVGVVVTSIADPFFGELVEGIEQVARLAGLNVLLSASHGDFEQEIGAIENFHYRRVDGILVADSRISKQYTKQLTQFTVPTVLINIDTEDQGKTFHSVAIDDRLGGSLAVEHLIDMGHTSIAYLGVGDGSKADQQRLEGYKIALNQAGLPQNPAWVAINQDPKIINDIDIGKKMLPQLVEAGVTGIFCYNDMVAVGALLACKELSISVPEDLSLVGFDNIALSSYITPPLTTVSQRMLEMGESAMTMLVDLLQGKAVENLLLSPFLVKRDSTRTYAV from the coding sequence ATGAGTGAACGAAAGATTTCCATTGAAGATATTGCTCGAAAAGCAGGCGTTTCTCATTCCACAGTTTCACGAGCTTTACGAGACAGTCCCCTAATTAGTTCTCAGGTACGGGAGGACATCAAAAAACTCGCACAGGAGATGAACTATGTTCCTAATGCGATCGCTAAAAGTTTACAAACTCAACGCACTTATACTGTTGGGGTAGTTGTCACTTCCATTGCCGATCCCTTTTTTGGTGAGTTAGTAGAAGGAATTGAACAAGTTGCCAGACTTGCCGGCTTGAATGTGTTGTTAAGTGCTTCACACGGAGATTTTGAGCAAGAAATAGGAGCCATTGAGAATTTTCATTATCGGAGAGTAGACGGTATCTTGGTAGCGGACTCACGAATTAGCAAACAGTACACCAAACAGTTAACACAATTTACTGTGCCAACAGTTCTAATTAATATAGACACCGAAGATCAAGGCAAAACATTTCACTCAGTGGCTATAGATGATCGCTTAGGTGGCTCTTTAGCAGTAGAACATTTAATCGATATGGGACACACTTCTATTGCTTATCTAGGGGTGGGTGATGGCAGCAAGGCAGATCAACAGCGTTTAGAAGGATATAAAATAGCTCTGAACCAAGCAGGTCTACCACAAAATCCGGCTTGGGTGGCAATTAACCAAGACCCGAAAATCATCAACGATATTGATATTGGCAAAAAAATGCTACCTCAACTAGTTGAAGCTGGTGTAACTGGCATTTTTTGTTACAACGATATGGTAGCAGTTGGCGCTCTTTTAGCTTGCAAAGAACTAAGTATTTCCGTACCAGAAGATTTAAGCCTCGTGGGATTTGATAACATCGCTCTGAGCAGTTATATTACCCCACCCCTAACAACAGTCAGCCAACGAATGTTAGAAATGGGTGAGTCTGCAATGACGATGTTAGTTGACCTATTACAAGGTAAAGCTGTAGAAAATCTGCTTTTATCTCCTTTTTTAGTCAAAAGAGATAGTACTAGGACTTACGCAGTATGA
- a CDS encoding ABC transporter substrate-binding protein: MDVKKQAMSKDKLLRVYAATLLSIVSGTLVSCTNISPNGPTAADTDTNTQTNNGSPHKLRSVGVTLGDLSNPFFVVMAQGAEKEAKKIGGEDVRVTVVSSGYDLNQQFNQIENFVAANTDLIIINAADSKGIRPAVDQARQAGKVVIAVDTAIEADIDATVTTNNVQAGEISCQYIADRLKGKGNVVIVNGPPVTSVIQRVDGCLKVLAKYPDIKLLSKDQNAEGSRDGGLRVMSDLLVTFPKIDAVFAINDPSGVGVDLAANQAKRQDFFIVGVDGAPEAIEAIASGDSLYAATATQNPRGMTQTAIQVGNDILHGKKPESPNILIPAKLITKENVSTSTGW; this comes from the coding sequence ATGGATGTGAAAAAACAGGCGATGTCTAAAGACAAGCTGCTACGCGTCTACGCAGCAACTTTATTAAGTATTGTCAGTGGTACTCTTGTCAGCTGCACAAACATTTCTCCCAATGGCCCAACGGCTGCTGACACTGATACCAATACCCAGACCAACAATGGATCTCCCCATAAATTGCGATCGGTTGGTGTTACCCTGGGGGATTTGAGTAACCCTTTCTTCGTTGTCATGGCCCAGGGAGCCGAGAAAGAAGCCAAGAAAATCGGTGGTGAGGATGTCAGAGTAACTGTAGTTTCTAGCGGCTATGACCTGAACCAGCAATTCAACCAAATTGAGAATTTCGTTGCGGCTAATACTGACCTGATTATCATCAATGCTGCTGACAGTAAAGGAATCAGACCAGCCGTTGACCAAGCAAGGCAAGCAGGTAAGGTTGTAATTGCAGTAGATACGGCAATAGAAGCAGACATAGACGCTACCGTCACCACCAATAATGTGCAAGCGGGAGAAATCAGTTGCCAATATATAGCCGATCGCCTCAAAGGCAAAGGTAATGTAGTCATAGTCAACGGGCCGCCAGTAACATCGGTAATTCAGCGAGTGGACGGCTGCTTGAAAGTATTAGCCAAATATCCCGATATCAAACTACTTTCTAAAGACCAGAATGCAGAAGGTAGCAGAGATGGCGGACTCAGGGTAATGAGTGATTTGTTAGTCACATTCCCCAAGATTGATGCTGTCTTTGCCATCAACGATCCTAGCGGTGTGGGAGTAGACCTAGCCGCCAACCAAGCCAAACGCCAAGACTTTTTCATTGTGGGAGTTGACGGTGCGCCAGAAGCCATAGAAGCGATCGCCTCTGGAGATAGTTTATATGCAGCAACGGCAACGCAAAACCCCAGAGGAATGACGCAAACAGCCATTCAGGTAGGCAACGACATTTTACATGGCAAAAAACCTGAATCACCCAATATTTTGATTCCTGCCAAGTTGATTACGAAAGAGAACGTGAGTACATCTACAGGCTGGTAG
- a CDS encoding sugar ABC transporter ATP-binding protein, producing the protein MTTNIKTDFSPPATATPVLEMQGIAKRFHGVPALQGVNLTIYPGEVHALMGENGAGKSTLMKILAGAYIADEGEIRINGKGVKITDPGTARQAGINLIYQELNVAPNLTVTENIFMGSELTRGQFLDRKAMELEAQQVLASLGASFAPTDIVGTLAIAEQQQVEIARALKDNSRILVMDEPTAALSDRETERLFEVIRKLRNDGIAIIYISHRMEEIYALADRISVLRDGQYIGSLTREEISPQRLVQMMVGRSMQDFYEHQRQSNPGPVVLEVRNISDGRKVQPASFQLRAGEILGLAGLVGAGRTEVSRLIFGADRKVSGEVFLNGKKLEIHSPSDAIAVGIGYVPEDRKDQGLFLEMSSRKNIGLNRLKQDANLGIVNWGSVNKIATDAVENFHIRLANLEIRAVDLSGGNQQKLLLARWLAINPRVLMLDEPTRGVDIGAKSEIYRIISDLSAQGVAILMVSSELPEIVGLSDRVLVMREGQLVGELDNSIGKEITQENIMHYATGASEVTAS; encoded by the coding sequence ATGACAACAAATATTAAAACAGATTTTTCTCCACCTGCGACTGCCACCCCTGTATTAGAAATGCAGGGGATTGCGAAACGATTTCATGGTGTTCCGGCTTTGCAAGGTGTTAATCTCACCATTTATCCGGGGGAAGTTCACGCCCTCATGGGTGAAAATGGGGCTGGTAAAAGTACATTGATGAAAATTCTCGCTGGGGCTTATATTGCCGATGAAGGGGAGATTCGCATCAATGGTAAAGGGGTGAAAATTACCGATCCGGGGACAGCACGCCAAGCCGGTATCAATTTGATTTATCAAGAACTCAATGTTGCACCCAATTTAACCGTTACCGAAAACATTTTTATGGGGAGCGAGTTAACACGGGGTCAATTTTTAGACCGCAAGGCTATGGAACTGGAAGCCCAACAAGTGTTAGCAAGCTTGGGGGCTAGCTTTGCACCAACTGATATTGTTGGCACATTAGCGATCGCCGAACAACAGCAAGTAGAAATTGCTAGAGCCTTGAAAGACAATAGCCGGATTTTGGTAATGGATGAACCAACAGCCGCACTGTCTGACCGTGAGACGGAGCGTTTGTTTGAGGTGATTCGCAAACTCCGCAATGATGGGATTGCCATTATCTACATCAGTCATCGCATGGAAGAAATCTATGCCCTAGCTGACCGGATTAGTGTACTACGGGATGGTCAATACATCGGTAGTTTAACCCGTGAGGAGATTTCTCCCCAGCGATTGGTACAGATGATGGTCGGTCGCTCCATGCAGGACTTTTATGAACATCAAAGGCAAAGCAATCCTGGCCCAGTGGTCCTAGAAGTGAGAAATATTAGTGATGGGCGCAAAGTCCAACCAGCTAGTTTTCAACTGCGGGCTGGGGAAATTCTCGGACTAGCGGGGTTAGTTGGTGCAGGACGCACAGAGGTATCCCGGCTGATTTTTGGCGCAGATCGCAAAGTAAGCGGTGAAGTATTTTTAAATGGCAAAAAACTAGAGATTCATTCCCCCAGTGATGCGATCGCCGTCGGTATTGGCTATGTCCCAGAAGACCGCAAAGACCAAGGTTTATTTCTGGAGATGAGTTCCCGTAAGAACATTGGACTCAATAGACTCAAGCAAGATGCTAATTTGGGCATCGTTAACTGGGGTTCAGTGAATAAGATTGCCACAGATGCAGTAGAAAACTTCCATATCCGCCTGGCGAACTTAGAAATTAGAGCCGTGGATCTTTCCGGTGGGAATCAACAAAAACTGCTGCTGGCGCGTTGGTTAGCCATTAACCCCAGAGTCTTGATGCTAGATGAGCCGACAAGGGGCGTAGATATCGGTGCTAAAAGCGAAATTTACCGGATTATCAGCGACCTATCAGCCCAAGGGGTAGCCATTCTCATGGTTTCCAGCGAACTACCAGAGATTGTGGGCTTGAGCGATCGCGTTTTAGTGATGCGAGAAGGACAACTGGTAGGTGAACTAGACAATAGCATCGGCAAAGAAATCACCCAAGAAAACATTATGCACTATGCAACTGGAGCATCGGAGGTAACCGCATCATGA
- a CDS encoding ABC transporter permease subunit: MSQTLRPANKRPNEHPKSRQRQSINNLLQVAGILPILVIICILFSLLSPNFPTAGNAVNILRQASINIVLATGMTFVILTGGIDLSVGSILAVSAVVTVLVSLLPALGWAAVPVGLLTGLLLGLLNGALITFLDVPPFIVTLGSLTALRGAAFLIANGTTVINRNINFAWIGNSYVGFLPWLVIIALLTVAVSWFVLRQTVLGVQIYAVGGNERAARLTGIKVNRVLLFVYGVSGLLAGLAGIMSASRLYSATGMLGQGYELDAIAAVILGGTSFTGGIGTIGGTLLGALIIAVLNNGLTLLNMSFFWQLVVKGLVIIAAVMIDRLRRRSRR; this comes from the coding sequence ATGAGTCAAACCTTAAGACCTGCCAACAAAAGACCAAACGAGCATCCCAAATCACGCCAGCGTCAATCAATCAACAATCTTCTGCAAGTTGCAGGTATCCTACCAATCCTGGTTATCATCTGCATTTTATTTTCTCTCCTTAGCCCCAACTTTCCCACAGCAGGTAACGCCGTCAACATCTTGCGTCAGGCCTCAATCAATATTGTGCTGGCAACCGGGATGACATTTGTCATTCTCACCGGCGGAATTGACCTTTCCGTTGGGTCAATCTTGGCTGTATCTGCGGTAGTCACAGTCTTAGTATCCCTGCTTCCTGCATTAGGTTGGGCGGCTGTCCCGGTGGGTTTGTTGACAGGATTACTTTTGGGTTTACTCAATGGCGCTCTCATCACCTTTTTAGATGTCCCCCCCTTTATCGTCACCTTGGGTTCATTAACCGCCTTAAGAGGTGCTGCCTTTTTAATAGCCAACGGCACAACAGTTATTAATCGCAATATCAATTTTGCTTGGATAGGTAATAGCTATGTAGGCTTTCTTCCCTGGCTAGTCATCATCGCCCTATTGACTGTAGCCGTGAGTTGGTTCGTCCTCAGACAAACTGTTTTAGGTGTACAGATATATGCAGTGGGTGGTAACGAACGCGCCGCACGCTTAACAGGTATTAAAGTCAATCGCGTGTTGTTATTTGTCTATGGTGTGAGTGGATTACTAGCAGGTTTAGCCGGAATCATGAGCGCCAGCCGTTTGTATAGCGCCACCGGGATGTTAGGACAAGGCTACGAATTAGATGCGATCGCCGCCGTAATTCTTGGTGGAACCAGCTTCACAGGCGGCATCGGCACCATAGGCGGCACACTCCTTGGTGCATTAATCATCGCCGTTCTCAACAACGGTTTGACCCTCTTAAATATGTCTTTCTTCTGGCAACTAGTCGTCAAAGGACTAGTCATTATCGCCGCAGTCATGATTGACAGACTCCGCAGACGTTCCCGACGGTAA
- a CDS encoding iron uptake porin translates to MLKHLLSSFSLLLLTSTAVWATPLDNSDTLQEQVTSVSQFSDVQPTDWAFAALQSLVERYGCIAGYPNSIYRGNRPLSRYEFAAGINACLDRINELIATATNNLVNQEDLAVLQKLQTDFATELATLRGRVDNLEARTATLEQQQFSTTTRLNGQIITAISDTFGNKVGSTRDETNLFFATRGRLNLESSFTGKDLLRVRLEFGNFANNNGSSQIAAATGTGMTRLNFDNDSNNTLFVPHIRYYFPVSNSLSFVVGPTGIGYNDITDNVTPATIADDGNGIPSLFGKNSLLFERGGGGAAANWKIRPDLLLTIGYLANSPNNPTPTNGLFDGGYNALAHLVYYGQQGSIGVAYSHGYNTPGTVDITAGRGSALSSAPFGNSIATANSIVGVQGYYRFSPKFQVHAWGGYIWATAKNSGFSDISNGRGGTDSLFVNSGDNANAWFGAIGMSFPDVGGKGNLPGILLGLPPRVSNSNVREEGDNSYHLEAFYRWRLNDNISITPGFWMILNPENNRNNDTQYVGVVRTTFDF, encoded by the coding sequence ATGCTGAAACATCTTTTATCTAGTTTTTCGCTCTTATTGTTGACCTCAACCGCAGTCTGGGCTACACCCTTAGATAACTCTGACACCTTACAAGAACAAGTCACATCAGTTTCCCAGTTTTCCGATGTCCAGCCCACCGATTGGGCATTTGCCGCACTGCAATCATTAGTGGAACGCTACGGTTGCATAGCAGGTTATCCCAATTCCATTTATAGAGGCAATCGCCCCCTAAGCCGTTATGAATTCGCCGCAGGTATCAATGCTTGCTTAGATCGCATCAATGAGTTAATTGCCACAGCTACCAACAATTTAGTCAATCAAGAAGACTTAGCAGTATTACAAAAATTACAAACAGATTTTGCCACAGAACTGGCAACCCTGCGCGGGCGAGTAGATAACTTAGAAGCACGAACAGCGACACTGGAACAGCAGCAGTTTTCCACCACCACTAGGCTGAATGGACAAATTATTACTGCCATTAGTGATACCTTTGGTAACAAAGTAGGCAGTACACGGGATGAAACCAACCTATTCTTTGCGACTCGCGGTCGTCTCAATTTAGAAAGCAGTTTCACAGGCAAAGATTTATTGCGAGTCCGGCTGGAATTTGGCAACTTTGCTAATAACAATGGCTCCAGCCAAATAGCCGCCGCCACAGGCACAGGGATGACACGGTTAAACTTTGATAATGACAGCAACAATACACTTTTCGTCCCCCACATCCGTTACTACTTCCCTGTGAGTAATTCCCTTTCCTTCGTCGTCGGCCCCACAGGTATTGGCTACAACGACATCACCGATAACGTGACTCCTGCCACGATCGCCGATGATGGTAATGGGATTCCCTCATTATTTGGTAAAAATAGTCTACTATTCGAGCGCGGTGGCGGTGGTGCAGCCGCTAACTGGAAGATTCGCCCAGACTTGCTTTTAACTATTGGCTATTTAGCCAATAGTCCCAATAACCCCACACCAACCAATGGTTTATTTGATGGTGGCTACAACGCTCTAGCCCATCTCGTCTATTACGGCCAGCAAGGATCAATTGGTGTTGCCTACTCTCATGGATACAACACTCCTGGCACTGTGGATATCACCGCCGGTAGAGGTAGCGCCTTATCCAGCGCCCCCTTTGGCAACAGTATAGCTACTGCTAACAGTATCGTTGGTGTACAGGGATACTATCGCTTTTCTCCCAAATTCCAAGTTCACGCTTGGGGTGGGTATATTTGGGCGACTGCCAAGAACTCTGGTTTTAGTGATATCTCTAATGGCAGGGGTGGTACTGATTCTCTGTTCGTCAACAGTGGTGATAATGCTAATGCTTGGTTTGGGGCAATTGGTATGTCGTTTCCCGATGTGGGTGGTAAGGGCAATTTGCCAGGAATTCTCTTGGGTTTGCCACCACGCGTTTCTAACAGTAACGTCCGTGAAGAGGGGGATAATTCTTACCACCTAGAAGCGTTTTATCGTTGGCGACTTAACGACAATATATCCATAACTCCTGGCTTCTGGATGATTCTTAACCCAGAAAATAATCGCAATAACGATACTCAATATGTGGGAGTAGTTCGTACAACATTCGATTTCTAA
- a CDS encoding mobilization protein, producing MPTIHLIDGEKGGVGKSLVARTMIQYCLDNNMPFVPVETDRSNPDVAGVYKGICQYAVFTEDERHADKADKIFEIAMNKTVIANLAAQSHRAVKGWIEKNHLIELGESQGVDFCKWFVSTGGYDSLNLFKQSVNSYGGKVPHILVKNLGLCDDWEHVNSDATIQEVVKKYNVKAIDFPKLAYKERNIIDQHRLTFADAREYKEFGIISKQRVVNFLKLAYASFETVGIWYEEVK from the coding sequence ATGCCAACAATTCATTTGATAGATGGAGAAAAAGGAGGGGTGGGAAAGTCTTTAGTCGCTAGAACGATGATTCAGTATTGTCTGGATAATAATATGCCATTTGTACCTGTAGAAACCGATAGGTCAAATCCAGATGTAGCTGGGGTTTACAAAGGTATATGTCAGTATGCGGTATTTACAGAGGATGAAAGGCACGCAGATAAGGCGGATAAAATTTTTGAGATAGCAATGAATAAAACAGTGATTGCTAATCTTGCGGCTCAATCTCATAGAGCCGTTAAGGGATGGATTGAGAAGAATCATTTAATTGAACTGGGAGAGTCGCAAGGAGTAGATTTTTGTAAGTGGTTTGTGTCAACAGGAGGGTATGACAGTCTTAATCTATTTAAGCAGTCTGTAAATAGTTATGGTGGTAAAGTTCCTCATATATTAGTGAAAAATCTCGGCCTATGCGATGACTGGGAACACGTAAACTCAGATGCAACGATCCAAGAGGTAGTAAAAAAATATAATGTTAAGGCTATAGATTTTCCCAAACTTGCCTATAAAGAAAGAAATATAATAGACCAGCATAGATTAACCTTTGCAGATGCAAGAGAATATAAAGAATTTGGCATCATCAGCAAACAGAGAGTGGTAAATTTTCTCAAGCTTGCCTATGCTTCTTTTGAAACCGTGGGTATTTGGTATGAAGAAGTTAAATGA